One genomic window of Cystobacter ferrugineus includes the following:
- a CDS encoding metallophosphoesterase: MRTVILSDLHLGNAQGYDIFAGETALPAFLDSLAGSPTRVVLNGDTVDFLMNEDPLELQVERAVRQVRALVSAPSTAAVFASLGRLLAAGGEVIACLGNHDIELALSEVQAVLREALRQPPEIAARFLFNRGDAPELLDVGGARLLIAHGDHGDKWNKVEYAHLPGPGAPADARAEDYKYSAGSVLVKKLLNPLKRRYGMRFADLLVPDFQGAVMAALAVNPSAVRLLFQNTTFDILWQLFRKSQLPLTFDPNAPGEEDLGLAAKVDEAGLDEEERRELEEVMGPSPVSFGGDETELSQRTRIKLVRAALGAYARMQRLFVGQSGERYFSLKPTEAETKDARRLAKKFGAGAVIIGHTHAARWKEDAEVLYANSGTWIWLVRLPSPEASDSVWADFLEELRNNPGLEPQRQRLAKLETRFNAVVAEPHPDGGAEVSLVEWMPSQGALRRLATTRVAASLNDRAPDPTRRNA; encoded by the coding sequence ATGCGGACAGTCATTCTAAGCGACCTGCACCTGGGCAATGCACAGGGCTATGACATCTTCGCGGGAGAGACAGCGTTGCCCGCCTTCCTCGACTCTCTCGCCGGCTCCCCCACCCGGGTGGTGCTGAATGGAGACACGGTCGACTTCCTGATGAACGAGGACCCGCTCGAGCTCCAGGTGGAGAGAGCGGTGCGGCAGGTGCGAGCGCTCGTCTCCGCGCCCTCCACCGCGGCGGTGTTCGCCTCGCTGGGGCGTCTGCTGGCCGCGGGGGGGGAGGTCATCGCGTGCCTGGGAAACCACGACATCGAGCTGGCCCTGAGCGAGGTCCAGGCCGTGTTGCGCGAGGCGCTGCGCCAGCCACCGGAGATCGCCGCCAGGTTCCTGTTCAACCGCGGGGACGCGCCGGAGCTGCTCGACGTGGGCGGGGCGCGGCTGCTGATCGCCCATGGTGATCACGGGGACAAATGGAACAAGGTGGAGTACGCCCACCTGCCCGGGCCTGGCGCTCCGGCCGACGCGCGGGCCGAGGATTACAAATATTCCGCCGGCTCCGTGCTGGTGAAGAAGCTGCTCAACCCGCTCAAGCGGCGGTATGGAATGCGCTTCGCGGATCTGCTGGTGCCGGACTTCCAGGGCGCGGTGATGGCCGCGCTGGCGGTCAACCCCTCGGCGGTGAGGCTGCTGTTCCAGAACACCACCTTCGACATCCTCTGGCAGTTGTTCCGCAAGTCCCAGCTTCCGCTCACCTTCGATCCCAACGCACCGGGCGAGGAGGATCTGGGGCTGGCCGCCAAGGTGGATGAGGCGGGCCTCGACGAGGAGGAGCGGCGGGAGTTGGAGGAAGTGATGGGCCCCTCCCCCGTGAGCTTCGGTGGGGACGAGACGGAACTGAGCCAGCGGACCCGCATCAAGCTGGTCCGCGCCGCCCTGGGCGCCTACGCGCGAATGCAACGGCTGTTCGTGGGCCAGAGCGGTGAGCGCTACTTCAGCCTGAAGCCCACGGAGGCGGAGACGAAGGACGCGCGGCGTCTGGCGAAGAAGTTCGGCGCGGGAGCGGTCATCATCGGGCACACCCACGCGGCGCGCTGGAAGGAGGACGCCGAGGTGCTCTACGCGAACTCCGGCACCTGGATCTGGCTGGTACGGCTGCCGTCACCGGAAGCGTCCGACTCGGTCTGGGCCGACTTCCTCGAGGAATTGCGGAACAACCCTGGGTTGGAGCCCCAGCGGCAGCGGCTGGCGAAGCTGGAGACACGGTTCAACGCGGTGGTCGCCGAGCCCCACCCGGACGGTGGGGCGGAGGTGTCGCTGGTGGAGTGGATGCCCTCGCAAGGGGCGCTCCGGCGGCTGGCCACCACGCGTGTGGCGGCCTCCCTCAACGACCGAGCGCCGGATCCCACCCGTAGAAACGCTTGA
- a CDS encoding endonuclease/exonuclease/phosphatase family protein, which yields MHAPLLAVLALLSASGDPPRFTAMTYNVLYDAPAPDVEKSLDVIEKEKPDLLCLRELTPGFARAFRERLAREYPHTVFAPRTGTWGVGLASRHPLSRTERFPEKPHRLPALEAEMKLGGHTLKVVCVHLMAPGARHTRSEGLLESMEKNEKLRARQAQELMKRYAEEKRPLLLLGDMNEGRRASALKTFTAAGFAHSCDGPAASCGNTWPGANTALPSVVEIDHILGRGLTFSEARVLREGGSDHYPVRALVSFPKEEPKGSGKP from the coding sequence ATGCACGCCCCCTTGCTCGCGGTGCTCGCCCTCCTCTCGGCCAGTGGAGATCCTCCTCGCTTCACGGCCATGACCTACAACGTCCTCTACGACGCCCCCGCGCCGGACGTGGAGAAGTCGCTCGACGTCATCGAGAAGGAGAAGCCCGATCTGCTCTGCCTGCGCGAACTCACACCTGGCTTCGCCCGCGCCTTCCGCGAGCGCCTCGCCAGGGAGTACCCCCACACCGTGTTCGCGCCACGCACGGGCACCTGGGGCGTGGGCCTCGCCAGCCGCCATCCCCTGTCGCGCACCGAGCGCTTCCCCGAGAAACCCCACCGCCTGCCGGCCTTGGAGGCCGAGATGAAGCTCGGCGGGCACACGCTCAAGGTCGTGTGCGTGCACCTCATGGCGCCCGGGGCCCGGCACACCCGCTCCGAGGGCCTGCTCGAGTCCATGGAGAAGAACGAGAAGTTGCGCGCGCGGCAGGCCCAGGAACTGATGAAGCGCTACGCCGAGGAGAAACGGCCCCTGCTGTTGCTCGGAGACATGAACGAGGGGCGGCGGGCCTCCGCGCTGAAGACGTTCACCGCCGCGGGCTTCGCTCACTCCTGTGATGGACCGGCGGCATCCTGCGGCAACACCTGGCCTGGGGCGAACACCGCCCTGCCCTCGGTGGTGGAGATCGATCACATCCTCGGACGCGGGCTCACCTTCTCCGAGGCCCGGGTGCTGCGCGAGGGAGGCTCGGACCACTACCCGGTCCGGGCACTCGTCTCGTTCCCGAAGGAAGAACCCAAGGGGTCCGGCAAGCCGTGA
- a CDS encoding endonuclease/exonuclease/phosphatase family protein, with the protein MSRFKVGTFNVLNLALPGQVTYPNDRPFSKEEYADKIAWIGGQLRRMDAEIVGFQEVWHLDALKDAVQAGTPGAAPRQVMVATQEQDKPQVGLATSLEVVRTITHHDFPDGFTLTVSGIPDPIQAFSRPVLQADLRLPEGHELSVLVAHLKSKRPMLDEETESDAKNIALGSARSLMVRSAEAYALRCILLKLMEGTKHPVVLLGDLNDSALSVTTVIVSGTPPMHYLPPEEKQAIWDVLLYNAFDIQARLNTRRDVSYSHIHNGYYDTLDQIYVSQEFSRLNPKRMGEVEYVHYFNDHLVDRTLSRERPDRIQSDHGQVVATLRVTQPPPRRP; encoded by the coding sequence ATGTCACGATTCAAGGTCGGGACGTTCAACGTGCTCAATCTCGCCCTGCCGGGGCAGGTGACCTATCCGAACGACAGACCGTTCAGCAAGGAAGAGTACGCGGACAAGATCGCCTGGATTGGTGGCCAGTTGCGAAGGATGGATGCCGAGATCGTCGGCTTCCAGGAAGTGTGGCACCTGGATGCGCTGAAGGACGCCGTCCAGGCGGGAACTCCCGGAGCAGCACCCCGCCAGGTGATGGTCGCGACCCAGGAGCAGGACAAGCCCCAGGTAGGGCTCGCCACCTCACTTGAAGTCGTCCGGACGATCACCCACCACGACTTTCCAGATGGCTTCACGCTCACGGTCTCCGGGATTCCCGACCCCATCCAAGCGTTCTCCCGTCCGGTGTTGCAGGCCGACCTGAGACTGCCAGAGGGTCACGAGCTGAGCGTGCTCGTCGCGCATCTCAAGTCCAAGCGCCCGATGCTGGACGAGGAGACGGAGTCGGATGCCAAGAACATCGCCCTGGGAAGCGCGCGCTCCCTCATGGTCCGGTCCGCCGAGGCCTACGCCCTGCGCTGCATCCTGCTCAAGCTGATGGAGGGCACGAAGCACCCCGTGGTCCTGCTCGGAGACCTGAACGACTCCGCCTTGTCCGTGACGACGGTGATCGTCTCGGGCACGCCTCCCATGCACTACCTCCCCCCAGAGGAGAAACAAGCCATCTGGGATGTGCTGCTCTACAACGCCTTCGATATCCAGGCGCGTCTGAACACCCGGCGGGATGTCAGCTACAGCCACATCCACAACGGCTACTACGACACCCTGGATCAAATCTACGTCTCCCAGGAGTTCAGCCGGCTCAATCCCAAGCGGATGGGCGAGGTGGAGTACGTCCACTACTTCAATGACCACCTCGTGGACCGGACCTTGAGCCGGGAGCGGCCCGACCGCATCCAGTCCGATCACGGCCAGGTGGTGGCCACCCTCCGGGTGACGCAGCCGCCCCCCCGCCGCCCGTGA
- a CDS encoding DUF2127 domain-containing protein, with product MKTESNGPDSDPRAPRTFWMRLIIAYKFVKAALMIGLALWFTADPRAAYAFGQHVAYELVEARPFLVRLGDWVHTHLTERVIERSALVAWLDGSTTALEGFLLLLGKPWGEWLVTISLSLFLPFEIYELIHKPGAGKAIVLLLNAAIVVYLVYARLLPAHRARSRQAPPAG from the coding sequence GTGAAGACAGAGAGCAATGGGCCGGACTCGGACCCGAGGGCACCGCGAACGTTCTGGATGCGGCTGATCATCGCCTACAAGTTCGTGAAGGCCGCCTTGATGATCGGGCTGGCGCTCTGGTTCACGGCCGATCCGCGGGCCGCCTATGCGTTCGGGCAACACGTCGCGTATGAGCTCGTCGAGGCGCGGCCCTTCCTGGTGCGGCTCGGCGATTGGGTCCACACCCACCTGACGGAGCGGGTGATCGAACGCAGCGCCCTGGTGGCCTGGCTGGACGGGAGCACCACGGCGCTCGAGGGCTTCCTGCTCTTGCTGGGAAAGCCGTGGGGGGAGTGGCTCGTCACGATCAGTCTGTCCTTGTTCCTGCCCTTCGAGATCTATGAGCTGATCCACAAGCCGGGGGCGGGCAAGGCCATCGTGCTGCTCCTCAACGCCGCGATCGTCGTGTACCTGGTGTACGCGCGGCTCCTGCCGGCCCATCGCGCTCGTTCGAGACAGGCGCCTCCGGCCGGGTAG
- a CDS encoding type VI immunity family protein, which yields MSNSYPRIRHHAQGPVGEVLVRREVVRLVLYLPFNHHALALPIQRALDVYLDAVGTGLEIFSEYSLGYESATFHEDSWSNIRQMLSTADEEYFLDDEEDEQLRLMQMKNQFDRMVELSSEERGVTGYGFFYWARLSWRVPPKSQMSLVSFSWPTEYLEACGPGRMREEMMALAALLPYASGHAGLAFSSPNLWGPSMKNIHEEALRYPGLDVTHGQRELGMHVDGVHWLNFLGPEVLSQVGGAEALRSRLHSPSTTVQSLEGGRALVSLGPEPQAGDVLRGDTLPAYRELARVLEPWLFPFPDHMSWRDCPPDTARRWWRRFLDE from the coding sequence ATGAGCAACTCCTATCCTCGAATTCGTCACCATGCGCAGGGGCCAGTCGGTGAAGTGCTCGTGCGGAGAGAGGTCGTCCGGCTGGTGTTGTACCTGCCGTTCAATCACCATGCGCTCGCGCTTCCCATCCAGCGTGCGCTCGATGTGTACCTGGACGCGGTTGGGACGGGGCTCGAGATCTTCTCGGAGTACTCCCTGGGGTACGAATCCGCTACTTTTCACGAGGACAGTTGGTCGAACATCCGCCAGATGCTTTCCACTGCGGACGAGGAGTATTTCCTCGATGACGAGGAGGATGAGCAACTCCGCTTGATGCAGATGAAGAACCAGTTCGACCGGATGGTGGAATTGTCGAGCGAGGAGCGCGGCGTCACCGGTTACGGCTTCTTCTACTGGGCGCGTCTGTCGTGGCGCGTGCCTCCGAAGAGCCAGATGAGTCTGGTGAGCTTTTCCTGGCCCACCGAATACCTGGAGGCGTGTGGTCCCGGGCGGATGCGGGAAGAGATGATGGCGCTGGCCGCGCTCCTGCCCTACGCCTCGGGCCATGCGGGGCTCGCCTTCTCCTCCCCCAACCTCTGGGGACCCTCCATGAAGAACATCCATGAGGAGGCGCTGCGCTACCCTGGCCTGGATGTGACGCACGGCCAACGGGAACTGGGCATGCACGTTGACGGCGTGCACTGGCTCAATTTCCTGGGCCCGGAGGTGTTGTCCCAGGTGGGTGGTGCCGAGGCGTTGCGCTCCCGGCTTCATTCCCCTTCCACCACCGTGCAATCTCTTGAGGGGGGGCGAGCCCTGGTGTCGCTGGGCCCCGAGCCTCAGGCGGGCGACGTGCTCCGAGGTGACACACTGCCCGCCTACCGCGAACTGGCGCGCGTGCTCGAGCCCTGGCTCTTTCCCTTCCCGGATCACATGTCCTGGCGGGACTGTCCTCCTGATACGGCCCGCCGCTGGTGGCGCCGCTTTCTCGACGAGTGA
- a CDS encoding imm11 family protein, producing MERRFFRLSIDAEVPGRWFFSEPANLSGEEIDDIWQFTDGRPVEVRETLRIPVYRPGISLDFTTAGVGLAPIISERVAFVLREMAASDIQLFPVEVEGQHEPYHLMNVARTVRCIDDKACKEVQFYTERDGRPDQIGEYRAISGLRIDRSKVGDARIFRLWGWYPPIIVDEEIKVALEKTGILGARFDEV from the coding sequence ATGGAACGACGCTTTTTCCGCCTGAGCATCGACGCGGAGGTGCCAGGGCGCTGGTTTTTCTCGGAGCCAGCCAATCTTTCGGGAGAAGAGATCGACGACATCTGGCAGTTTACCGACGGTCGGCCGGTCGAGGTCCGCGAGACGCTGCGAATTCCTGTCTATCGCCCTGGGATTTCTCTGGACTTCACCACGGCTGGGGTTGGGCTGGCGCCGATCATCAGCGAGCGCGTTGCATTCGTGCTCCGCGAAATGGCTGCCAGCGATATTCAACTCTTCCCGGTCGAAGTCGAAGGTCAGCACGAGCCGTACCACCTCATGAACGTGGCTCGGACGGTTCGATGCATTGACGACAAAGCCTGTAAGGAAGTGCAGTTCTATACCGAGAGGGACGGGAGGCCAGACCAGATCGGCGAATACCGAGCCATCTCCGGCCTACGCATCGATAGGTCGAAAGTGGGTGACGCTCGGATCTTTCGGCTCTGGGGATGGTATCCGCCGATTATCGTTGATGAAGAGATCAAGGTGGCTCTGGAGAAAACCGGTATCTTGGGCGCGCGATTCGACGAGGTCTGA
- a CDS encoding type VI immunity family protein yields MIREGIRICLYMNHPHEEISSKVASSLETYLRAVGPGTLSWSPDYNGDWWELDDSARNKTLRELRDERAPGDLVFEWYDSPGSARGYEVEYCGKQPDSVAQNAVSAVSFWLPTEYLEEKGLEHVRELMWELADPLPFCSGHAGLAFNHVGIPKELSFLRFRHPGLDDTDLMHVSWNIGTRLRGPAWMNFLGAPVLGELGGLTGLRSRFPSQEVLIQEMPAERAVVTLGSWPEAGDTEQGRDLPLYREWARALEPWLYQEPRTQYPIDGEETLRWERRFLDR; encoded by the coding sequence TTGATTCGCGAGGGCATCCGCATCTGTCTCTACATGAATCATCCGCATGAAGAGATTTCCTCTAAAGTGGCAAGCTCGCTGGAAACCTATCTGCGAGCCGTCGGGCCAGGCACACTCTCATGGTCACCCGATTACAACGGCGATTGGTGGGAATTAGATGACTCGGCGCGGAACAAGACCTTACGCGAGCTAAGAGATGAGCGCGCTCCCGGCGACCTCGTTTTCGAATGGTATGACAGCCCGGGTTCAGCCCGCGGCTACGAGGTCGAGTATTGCGGAAAACAACCGGACAGCGTGGCTCAAAACGCCGTCAGTGCAGTGTCCTTCTGGCTGCCCACCGAGTACCTGGAAGAAAAGGGACTGGAGCACGTGCGAGAACTCATGTGGGAACTCGCGGACCCCCTGCCCTTCTGCTCTGGCCACGCGGGCCTCGCCTTCAACCACGTCGGCATTCCGAAAGAACTTTCGTTCTTGCGCTTTCGCCACCCGGGACTGGACGACACCGATCTGATGCATGTGTCCTGGAACATCGGCACACGGCTCCGCGGTCCCGCGTGGATGAACTTCCTGGGAGCCCCCGTCCTCGGGGAACTGGGAGGACTCACCGGCCTGCGCTCCCGCTTCCCTTCTCAGGAGGTCCTCATTCAGGAGATGCCCGCTGAGCGGGCCGTCGTCACCCTGGGCTCCTGGCCCGAAGCGGGTGACACGGAGCAGGGCCGAGACCTGCCCCTCTACCGCGAGTGGGCGCGCGCACTGGAGCCCTGGCTCTACCAGGAGCCCCGCACTCAATACCCCATCGACGGAGAGGAGACCTTGCGCTGGGAGCGCCGCTTCCTCGACAGATGA
- a CDS encoding pirin family protein: MKSPILQTLPLGSPPWVTADPFLFCVHHDDHYPAGNEHLGPEASLDGRNLGQDFEGKDGWRMYHGEQVPGFPGHPHRGFETVTLVRNGLIDHSDSLGATARFGHGDVQWLTAGAGIVHSEMFPLVKKGEPNPTELFQIWLNLPAEDKHAPPHFSMLWSQDIPRLSFTDAAGRRTEVTVAAGELEGRRAPPPPPRSWASRPDTDVAIWTVRLEAGATWTLPPAKNPRAHRTLYFFEGEALKVADHVFREHQILAVQSEVALRLEAVGGAVEVLMLQGRPIGQPVVQYGPFVMNTRAEIQQAFNDYQRTRFGGWPFGKDDPVHPREEGRFARHADGRIERPAR, translated from the coding sequence ATGAAGAGCCCCATCCTCCAGACCCTGCCCCTTGGCTCGCCCCCCTGGGTGACCGCGGATCCGTTCCTGTTCTGCGTGCACCATGATGATCATTACCCCGCCGGCAACGAGCATCTGGGCCCGGAGGCCTCGCTCGACGGCCGCAACCTCGGCCAGGACTTCGAGGGGAAGGACGGCTGGCGCATGTACCACGGCGAGCAGGTGCCGGGCTTTCCCGGACACCCGCACCGCGGCTTCGAGACGGTGACGCTGGTGCGCAACGGGCTCATCGACCACTCGGACTCGCTCGGCGCCACCGCGCGCTTCGGCCACGGCGACGTGCAGTGGTTGACCGCGGGCGCGGGCATCGTGCACTCGGAGATGTTCCCGCTCGTGAAGAAGGGCGAGCCCAACCCCACCGAGCTGTTCCAGATCTGGCTGAACCTCCCGGCCGAGGACAAGCACGCGCCGCCCCACTTCTCGATGCTCTGGAGCCAGGACATCCCCCGCCTCTCGTTCACCGACGCGGCGGGTCGGCGCACCGAGGTGACGGTCGCCGCGGGGGAGCTCGAGGGCCGGCGCGCGCCGCCGCCTCCGCCCCGCTCGTGGGCCTCGCGTCCGGACACCGACGTGGCCATCTGGACCGTGCGTCTCGAGGCCGGCGCGACGTGGACCCTTCCACCCGCGAAGAATCCGCGCGCCCACCGCACGCTCTACTTCTTCGAGGGCGAGGCGCTGAAGGTCGCGGACCACGTCTTCCGTGAGCACCAGATACTGGCCGTGCAGAGCGAGGTCGCGCTGCGGCTCGAGGCCGTGGGCGGCGCGGTCGAGGTGCTGATGTTGCAGGGGCGCCCCATCGGGCAGCCCGTCGTGCAGTACGGCCCCTTCGTGATGAACACCCGCGCGGAGATCCAGCAGGCGTTCAACGACTACCAGCGCACGCGCTTTGGCGGCTGGCCGTTCGGGAAGGACGACCCCGTGCACCCGCGCGAGGAGGGCCGGTTCGCGCGGCACGCGGACGGCCGCATCGAGCGGCCGGCTCGCTGA
- a CDS encoding M90 family metallopeptidase → MSGLLRSLRRNRLRRRPFPPEWLGYLERHVSFFQGLAPEPRQRFLELLKLFAWEKEFIGAGGFTITDEVRVVVSATAVRLVLYLDFSYYDRLREVIVYPDAFRIPDRTGVVLGEAKNWGSVILSWRSVLAGLRDPHDGHSTATHEFAHVLDREDGAFDGTPELRRYSHYAAWASVMGEHFHKLREGRRLERQVLDDYGGVNEAEFFAVATESFFEKPQQMKEKTPDLYEELKRFYGWDPALGR, encoded by the coding sequence ATGAGCGGCCTCTTGCGCAGCCTCCGTCGGAACCGTCTGAGGCGCCGGCCATTTCCTCCCGAATGGCTCGGCTACCTGGAGCGCCATGTCTCCTTCTTCCAGGGACTCGCGCCGGAGCCACGCCAGCGTTTCCTGGAGCTGCTCAAGCTCTTCGCCTGGGAGAAGGAGTTCATCGGGGCGGGAGGCTTCACCATCACCGACGAGGTGCGGGTGGTGGTGTCCGCCACGGCCGTGCGCCTGGTGCTCTATCTGGACTTCTCCTATTACGACCGGCTGCGCGAGGTCATCGTCTATCCGGATGCCTTCAGGATTCCGGATCGCACGGGCGTGGTGCTGGGTGAGGCGAAGAACTGGGGGAGCGTCATCCTGTCGTGGCGGTCGGTGCTGGCGGGGTTGCGCGACCCGCATGATGGCCACTCCACGGCCACGCACGAGTTCGCCCATGTGCTGGACCGGGAGGATGGGGCGTTCGACGGCACTCCGGAGTTGCGCCGCTACTCGCACTACGCGGCCTGGGCCTCGGTGATGGGCGAGCACTTCCACAAGCTGCGCGAGGGCCGGAGGCTGGAGCGGCAGGTCCTGGATGACTACGGCGGGGTGAACGAGGCCGAGTTCTTCGCCGTGGCCACCGAGTCCTTCTTCGAGAAGCCGCAACAGATGAAGGAGAAGACGCCGGACCTCTACGAGGAGCTCAAGCGTTTCTACGGGTGGGATCCGGCGCTCGGTCGTTGA